Proteins found in one Planctomycetes bacterium MalM25 genomic segment:
- a CDS encoding NMT1/THI5 like protein, with translation MRPLLALLLLCLVTAAPAAERVTLALNWKAQPELGGFYQALVAGHYAERGLDVTIRVGGPMVNNRPLLPVGQIDFLVGTNLLQAFDAVKQGIPTRVVAAMLQKDPQCLLAHGDGPHRTWDDLKRAPLLMGAPGRHSFFLWMESAHGFRRPLLRPYNHSLAPFLVHKDWAMQGYATAEPRRVVEANGVEPRVFLLADQGWASYSTLIETRQGLIDDRPEVVQAFVDASILGWCEYLHGDSAAANERILAENRDMTPEQIAFSIAKMREWGLVDSGDALALGVGALDGERVATFHQQMVDAGLYKRGEINPRDAFTDRFVNRGVGLDRRPTRAATTSP, from the coding sequence ATGCGCCCCCTGCTCGCCCTCCTCCTGCTCTGCCTTGTCACCGCCGCGCCCGCGGCGGAGCGGGTGACGCTCGCGCTCAACTGGAAAGCACAGCCCGAGCTGGGCGGCTTCTACCAGGCGCTGGTCGCCGGGCACTATGCGGAGCGTGGGCTCGACGTCACGATCCGGGTCGGCGGGCCGATGGTCAACAACCGGCCCCTGCTGCCCGTCGGCCAGATCGACTTCCTCGTCGGCACGAACCTGCTGCAAGCGTTCGACGCCGTGAAGCAGGGCATCCCGACGCGCGTCGTCGCCGCGATGCTGCAGAAAGACCCGCAGTGCCTGCTCGCCCACGGCGACGGTCCGCACCGCACTTGGGACGACCTCAAGCGGGCGCCCCTGCTGATGGGCGCCCCGGGTCGGCACAGCTTCTTCCTCTGGATGGAATCGGCCCACGGCTTCCGGCGTCCGCTGCTGCGGCCCTACAACCACAGCCTCGCGCCCTTCCTCGTCCACAAGGACTGGGCCATGCAGGGCTACGCCACCGCCGAGCCGCGACGCGTGGTCGAGGCGAATGGCGTCGAGCCACGCGTCTTCCTGCTGGCCGATCAGGGCTGGGCGAGCTACTCCACACTGATCGAGACCCGCCAGGGGCTGATCGACGACCGGCCCGAGGTCGTGCAGGCGTTTGTCGACGCCTCGATCCTCGGATGGTGCGAGTACCTGCACGGCGACTCGGCGGCCGCGAACGAGCGGATCCTCGCCGAGAACCGTGACATGACGCCCGAGCAGATCGCCTTCTCGATCGCCAAGATGCGAGAATGGGGCCTCGTCGACTCGGGCGACGCCTTGGCGCTCGGCGTCGGGGCGCTCGACGGCGAGCGCGTCGCCACGTTCCACCAGCAGATGGTCGACGCCGGGCTCTACAAGCGGGGCGAGATCAACCCGCGCGACGCCTTCACCGACCGCTTCGTCAACCGCGGCGTCGGTCTCGACCGGCGGCCGACCCGCGCGGCGACAACCAGTCCATAA
- the yrbG gene encoding Inner membrane protein YrbG: protein MDALTITLSILGGFVALIAGGELLVRGASNLAAAFKVPPLIIGLTVVAIGTSAPEMAVSVQSCYVGKTDLAVGNVVGSNLSNLLFILGAAALVGPLAVSKQLFRLDIPVMIVAAMLLYALGMDGSLSRGEGITLAILTVLYLSWTIVEGKRDAKHLEDELEDIMPSDEAGKAIGSNLALVAVGLVLLIGGANYLVDGCVKLATAWGVSELVVGLTIVAIGTSLPELVISVLASLRGKRDLAVGNVVGSNILNVLAVLGVSAAVAPEGVNVHAQSLRFDIPLMVAVSVACFPIFLSGKQVSRVEGCGMLLYYLAYLAWLVYSFVVVKQPPGYGSLVGFLVPLAVAMVLLAATRRRADGESPPAA from the coding sequence ATGGACGCCCTGACCATCACCCTCTCGATCCTCGGCGGGTTCGTCGCGCTGATTGCCGGCGGCGAGCTGCTTGTGCGGGGGGCGTCGAACCTGGCGGCCGCGTTCAAGGTGCCGCCGCTGATCATCGGGCTCACGGTGGTGGCGATCGGCACCAGCGCGCCGGAGATGGCGGTCAGCGTGCAGTCGTGCTACGTCGGCAAGACCGACCTGGCGGTCGGCAACGTGGTGGGCAGCAACCTGTCGAACCTGCTGTTCATCCTCGGCGCCGCGGCGCTCGTCGGGCCGCTGGCGGTCAGCAAGCAGCTCTTCCGGCTCGACATCCCCGTGATGATCGTCGCCGCGATGCTGCTCTACGCCCTGGGGATGGACGGCTCGCTGTCGCGGGGCGAAGGGATCACGCTCGCGATCCTGACGGTGCTCTACCTCTCGTGGACCATCGTCGAGGGGAAACGGGACGCGAAGCACCTCGAAGACGAACTCGAAGACATCATGCCCAGCGACGAGGCGGGCAAGGCGATCGGGTCGAACCTCGCCCTGGTCGCCGTCGGTCTCGTGCTGCTGATCGGCGGAGCGAACTACTTGGTCGATGGCTGCGTGAAGCTGGCGACCGCGTGGGGCGTGAGCGAACTGGTCGTCGGGCTCACGATCGTGGCGATCGGCACCTCGCTCCCCGAGCTGGTGATCTCCGTGCTGGCGAGCCTCCGCGGCAAGCGCGATCTGGCGGTTGGCAACGTGGTGGGGAGCAATATCTTGAACGTCCTGGCGGTGCTCGGCGTCTCGGCGGCGGTCGCCCCGGAGGGGGTCAACGTGCACGCCCAATCCCTCCGGTTCGACATCCCGCTGATGGTCGCTGTCTCGGTCGCCTGCTTCCCGATCTTTCTGAGCGGCAAGCAGGTGAGCCGGGTCGAGGGCTGCGGGATGCTGCTCTACTACCTCGCCTACCTGGCGTGGCTGGTCTACTCGTTCGTGGTGGTGAAGCAGCCGCCCGGCTACGGGTCACTCGTGGGATTCCTTGTGCCGCTCGCCGTGGCTATGGTGCTGCTTGCCGCGACGCGGCGCCGCGCCGACGGGGAGAGCCCGCCGGCCGCGTAG
- the gfo_3 gene encoding Glucose--fructose oxidoreductase precursor, whose product MLRVGIAGVGFMGMVHYLSYAKLRGVKVAAICDPKPAIRSGDWRTIQGNFGPPGERMDLSGVAAYETLDEMLADESLDAIDICLPPALHADAACRALAAGKHVFCEKPMAMRPADCDRMRRAAEKAERRLMIGHVLPYFPEYAWALKEVRGGKHGALLGGSFKRVISDPAWLTNFWDADRVGGPLLDLHVHDAHFIRLLFGAPTGVTSQGRLRDGLPEYWNTQFEFGEGADYSVTATSGVINQQGRPFQHAFEIHLERATLLFDFAVLGDRAEYLCPPTVLTPTGKAREPKLAGGDPMDAFAAELKEFVRCVKAGEESPVLGAEPARDAIRLCQAQAKSLAKGRRVKV is encoded by the coding sequence ATGCTCCGAGTAGGCATCGCCGGCGTCGGTTTCATGGGGATGGTCCACTACCTCTCCTACGCGAAGCTGCGCGGTGTGAAGGTCGCGGCGATCTGCGACCCGAAGCCGGCGATCCGTTCTGGGGATTGGCGCACGATCCAAGGCAACTTCGGCCCGCCCGGCGAGCGGATGGACCTGTCGGGCGTCGCCGCCTACGAGACGCTCGACGAGATGCTCGCCGACGAATCGCTCGACGCGATTGATATCTGCCTCCCGCCGGCGCTGCACGCCGACGCCGCCTGCCGGGCGCTCGCCGCGGGGAAGCATGTCTTCTGCGAGAAGCCGATGGCGATGCGTCCCGCGGACTGCGACCGGATGCGGCGCGCCGCGGAGAAGGCGGAGCGGCGGCTGATGATCGGGCACGTGCTCCCCTACTTCCCCGAGTACGCCTGGGCTCTGAAGGAGGTCCGCGGCGGCAAGCACGGCGCGTTGCTCGGAGGCTCGTTCAAACGGGTTATCTCCGATCCGGCATGGCTCACCAACTTCTGGGACGCCGATCGGGTCGGCGGCCCGCTGCTCGACCTGCACGTGCACGACGCGCACTTCATCCGCTTGCTGTTCGGCGCGCCGACCGGGGTGACTTCGCAGGGCCGTTTGCGCGACGGGCTGCCCGAGTACTGGAACACGCAGTTCGAGTTTGGCGAGGGCGCCGACTACTCGGTCACCGCCACGTCGGGCGTGATCAACCAACAAGGCCGTCCCTTCCAGCACGCCTTCGAGATCCACCTCGAGCGGGCGACACTCCTGTTCGACTTTGCGGTCCTGGGCGACCGGGCCGAGTACCTCTGCCCGCCGACCGTGCTAACGCCCACCGGCAAGGCGCGTGAGCCGAAGCTCGCCGGCGGCGACCCGATGGACGCCTTCGCCGCGGAGTTGAAGGAGTTCGTCCGTTGCGTGAAGGCCGGCGAGGAGTCCCCCGTGCTCGGTGCCGAGCCGGCGCGCGACGCCATCCGCCTCTGCCAGGCCCAGGCGAAGAGCCTCGCGAAGGGCCGCCGCGTAAAGGTCTGA
- the yegT_2 gene encoding Putative nucleoside transporter YegT, translating to MIQTRLSVMMFLQFFAWGAWFVTLALCLGAKGLDDSIGGAYQSAPIAAILAPLFLGLIADRLFPSQIVQGVLMLIGAGLMWMATAAVEAGDGPRAVWLFTAYMLCYMPTLGLGNSIAFANVDDQNKFPAIRVWGTIGWIAAGLLVGGLGWSADVNILRLATYSTLAFGLYSFTLPHTPPPAKGKPMDLGSLLMVDAFGLLKHPPFAVFIVCSTLVCIPLAYYYSFTSKLLDQTGFEQVASTMTLGQMSEIVFMLLIPFFFRRLGVKWMILIGMAAWVVRYLLFAFGAPDQVTWMLLAGVILHGICYDFFFVTGFMYTDKKAPESVRSQAQSMLVFFTQGIGMYFGFWIAGHYFGETMTRQGDLEAAIKEARPEASVGFFESFGGMFSRALPDNLDGALVAETMTQWKEFWLLPAYMAAAILVVFAIAFWDRIDRGSVPEEALEGVSEDPQS from the coding sequence ATGATCCAGACCCGCCTGTCGGTGATGATGTTCCTCCAGTTCTTCGCCTGGGGGGCGTGGTTCGTGACGCTCGCGCTCTGCTTGGGGGCGAAGGGCCTCGACGATTCGATCGGCGGGGCGTACCAGAGCGCGCCGATCGCTGCGATTCTCGCGCCGCTCTTCCTGGGGCTGATCGCCGACCGGTTGTTCCCATCGCAGATCGTGCAGGGCGTGCTGATGCTCATCGGCGCGGGGCTCATGTGGATGGCGACCGCCGCCGTCGAAGCGGGCGACGGCCCGCGCGCGGTGTGGCTCTTCACCGCGTACATGCTCTGCTACATGCCGACGCTCGGGCTGGGCAACTCGATCGCTTTCGCGAACGTGGACGACCAGAACAAGTTCCCCGCGATCCGCGTGTGGGGTACGATCGGGTGGATCGCCGCCGGGCTGCTGGTGGGCGGGCTCGGCTGGTCGGCCGACGTGAACATCCTACGGCTGGCGACCTACTCGACCTTGGCGTTCGGTCTGTACAGCTTCACGCTGCCCCACACACCCCCGCCCGCCAAGGGCAAGCCGATGGACCTCGGCAGCCTGCTGATGGTCGACGCGTTCGGTCTGCTGAAGCACCCGCCGTTCGCCGTATTCATCGTCTGCTCGACGCTCGTCTGCATCCCGCTGGCGTACTACTACAGCTTCACGTCGAAGCTGCTGGACCAGACCGGCTTCGAGCAGGTCGCCTCGACGATGACGCTCGGTCAGATGAGCGAGATCGTCTTCATGCTGCTCATCCCCTTCTTCTTCCGCCGGCTCGGCGTGAAGTGGATGATCCTCATCGGCATGGCGGCGTGGGTCGTGCGGTACCTGCTGTTCGCGTTCGGCGCGCCGGACCAGGTGACCTGGATGCTGCTCGCCGGCGTGATCCTGCACGGCATCTGCTACGACTTCTTCTTCGTGACCGGCTTCATGTACACGGATAAGAAGGCGCCCGAGAGCGTCCGCAGCCAGGCGCAGAGCATGCTGGTCTTCTTCACGCAGGGGATCGGCATGTACTTCGGTTTCTGGATCGCGGGCCACTACTTCGGCGAGACGATGACCCGTCAGGGCGACCTCGAGGCGGCCATCAAGGAGGCTCGGCCCGAAGCCTCGGTCGGCTTCTTCGAGTCGTTCGGCGGCATGTTCAGCCGCGCCCTGCCGGACAACCTCGACGGGGCGCTGGTGGCGGAAACGATGACGCAATGGAAAGAGTTCTGGCTCTTGCCCGCCTACATGGCCGCGGCGATCCTGGTCGTGTTCGCGATCGCCTTCTGGGATCGGATCGATCGCGGCTCGGTCCCGGAAGAGGCCCTCGAAGGGGTCTCCGAGGATCCGCAAAGCTAG
- a CDS encoding Xylose isomerase-like TIM barrel, translated as MPRPLGVFASIDAGLGVHLDVVRDLAVPTIHLHTPHADTRTEANAAAFRQRLVELGVKISVVFAGFDGESYADIPTTQRTVGLAPAETRAERLEELKAIADFARLLSSDETSHAGGPIPIGLHVGFVPHDPASSEFAEVVAATRAICDHGVPHGQAVHLETGQEPADVLLAFLAAVDRKNLGVNFDPANMILYGCGEPLPALQQLGEHVRSVHCKDAKWSAQPGETWGEETPLGAGDVDFAAFLAVLDEIGYDGPLTIEREIPQEPERQKAEIGAALDLLKKLGN; from the coding sequence ATGCCGCGACCACTCGGAGTCTTCGCCAGCATCGACGCCGGCCTGGGGGTCCACCTCGACGTGGTCCGCGACCTCGCCGTGCCGACGATCCACCTGCACACGCCCCACGCCGACACACGCACCGAGGCGAACGCCGCCGCGTTCCGCCAGCGGCTCGTGGAACTGGGCGTGAAGATCTCGGTCGTCTTCGCCGGCTTCGACGGGGAGAGCTACGCCGACATCCCGACGACGCAGCGCACGGTCGGCCTCGCGCCGGCGGAGACCCGCGCCGAACGATTGGAGGAGCTGAAAGCGATCGCCGACTTCGCCCGCCTGCTCTCCTCGGACGAGACGAGCCACGCTGGCGGGCCGATCCCGATCGGCTTGCACGTCGGCTTCGTGCCGCACGACCCCGCGTCGAGCGAGTTCGCCGAGGTCGTTGCCGCGACTCGGGCGATCTGCGACCACGGCGTTCCGCACGGCCAGGCCGTCCACCTCGAGACCGGACAGGAGCCGGCCGACGTGCTGCTCGCCTTCCTCGCGGCCGTCGATCGCAAGAACCTCGGCGTGAACTTCGACCCGGCCAACATGATCCTCTACGGCTGTGGCGAGCCCCTGCCGGCGCTCCAGCAGCTCGGCGAACACGTCCGCAGCGTCCACTGCAAGGACGCCAAGTGGAGCGCGCAGCCGGGCGAGACGTGGGGCGAGGAGACCCCGCTCGGCGCGGGCGACGTCGACTTCGCGGCGTTCCTCGCCGTGCTCGACGAGATCGGCTACGACGGCCCGCTCACGATCGAACGCGAGATCCCGCAAGAGCCCGAACGGCAGAAGGCCGAGATCGGCGCGGCGCTCGACCTGCTTAAGAAGCTTGGCAACTGA
- the ldh gene encoding L-lactate dehydrogenase encodes MKVSIIGLGRVGSTLAYTLLLKGAADELVLVNRTRERAEGDALDLQHAHLFIDSKIDIRAGEIADTAGSEVIAYCASAPWKDNFNNRLDAAVANTRLMEELIPALAEASPDAKLVVLSNPVDVLTWHAIRLSAFPPERVMGTGTLVDSARFRELISAQVGIHPSDIRAYSLGEHGDSQFLAFSGAEAGGEPLEDRPDRRAMFERATRAGYEVFNKKGCTNYAIAMAAAYVIETIRADARHTMPLSTLIDGTDKRGGYAGVAGVCLSVPVVVGREGIVRWMQPELNEEETQAFAHSADVVRAAIVGTLGG; translated from the coding sequence ATGAAGGTCTCGATCATCGGTCTGGGCCGCGTCGGCTCGACGCTCGCCTACACGCTGCTCTTGAAGGGGGCCGCCGACGAGCTAGTCCTCGTCAACCGGACGCGCGAGCGGGCCGAGGGCGACGCGCTCGACCTGCAGCACGCGCACCTGTTCATCGACTCGAAGATCGACATCCGCGCCGGCGAGATCGCCGACACGGCCGGCTCGGAGGTGATCGCGTACTGCGCGTCGGCCCCCTGGAAGGACAACTTCAACAACCGGCTCGACGCGGCGGTCGCCAACACGCGGCTCATGGAGGAGCTGATCCCGGCGCTCGCCGAGGCGTCGCCCGACGCGAAGCTCGTCGTCCTCAGCAACCCGGTCGACGTGCTCACCTGGCACGCGATCCGACTCTCCGCGTTCCCGCCCGAGCGGGTGATGGGGACCGGCACGCTGGTCGACTCGGCCCGCTTCCGCGAGCTGATCAGCGCCCAGGTCGGCATCCACCCCTCGGACATCCGCGCCTACTCCCTCGGCGAGCACGGCGACAGCCAGTTCCTCGCCTTCAGCGGCGCCGAGGCCGGCGGCGAGCCGCTCGAGGACCGGCCCGACCGGCGGGCGATGTTCGAGCGAGCGACCCGGGCCGGCTACGAGGTCTTCAACAAGAAGGGCTGCACGAACTACGCGATCGCGATGGCGGCCGCCTACGTGATCGAGACGATCCGCGCCGACGCCCGCCACACGATGCCCCTCTCGACTCTGATCGACGGCACCGACAAGCGGGGCGGCTACGCCGGCGTGGCGGGCGTCTGCCTGAGCGTGCCGGTGGTGGTCGGCCGCGAAGGGATCGTCCGCTGGATGCAGCCCGAGCTCAACGAAGAAGAGACCCAGGCCTTCGCCCACAGTGCGGACGTCGTCCGCGCGGCGATCGTGGGGACGCTGGGTGGGTGA
- the nagB gene encoding Glucosamine-6-phosphate deaminase 1, with the protein MATDLKPETLTDFDPRNQIERIPCCVFKHAEGASEYVAAQIADLIRQRAEEGRPCVLGLATGSTPTTMYAELVRLHREEGLSFAGVHTFNLDEYYPMQPNELQSYVRFMNENLFDHIDIDRANVHIPDGTLPEEEVLAHCAAYEQKIIDLGGIDVQVLGIGRTGHIGFNEPGSGRESRTRMITLDKKTRQDAAGDFFGEEYVPRRAITMGVGTILQARQVYLLAFGEGKAKVVAKTVEGEITPIVAASFLQDHPNSKMVLDEAAADRLTRYQAPWLLGPLSSGPGGVFEWDEFWTRKAVIWLARKVDKPILKLTEEDYNEEGLQELLAKKGRAYDINLQVFRQLQATITGWPGGKPPERRQPGDRRQAHDDIFPKRVICFSPHPDDDVISMGGTLIRLSDTGHEVHIAYQTSGNVAVFDDDAIRYAEFMAEFNRQFGIDPEQTTKLEEHVETFLRHKEPGQVDSPEVQAIKGLIRRAEARAGARVAGVPEERCRFLDMPFYQTGRVRKDPLGEADIQLIMDYLREIQPHQLYCAGDLSDPHGTHRVCLRAILTACDRLRDEAWMQQCVVWLYRGAWQEWEPHQIEMAVPLSPAELMRKRTAIFKHESQKDKALYPGSDPREFWQRAEDRNRGCAELYDQLGLSEFEGIEGFVRWKGDLDGVV; encoded by the coding sequence ATGGCCACCGACTTGAAGCCCGAGACCCTGACGGACTTCGACCCCCGCAACCAGATCGAGCGGATCCCCTGCTGCGTGTTTAAGCACGCGGAGGGAGCGAGCGAGTACGTCGCCGCACAGATCGCCGACCTGATCCGCCAGCGCGCCGAAGAGGGACGCCCCTGCGTGCTCGGCCTGGCGACCGGCAGCACGCCGACGACCATGTACGCCGAGCTGGTCCGCCTGCACCGCGAGGAGGGCCTCTCCTTCGCCGGCGTCCACACGTTCAACCTGGACGAGTACTACCCGATGCAGCCCAACGAGCTGCAGAGCTACGTCCGGTTCATGAACGAGAACCTGTTCGACCACATCGACATCGACAGGGCGAACGTCCACATCCCCGACGGCACGTTGCCCGAGGAGGAGGTCCTCGCGCACTGCGCCGCCTACGAACAAAAGATCATCGACCTGGGCGGCATCGACGTGCAGGTCCTCGGCATCGGCCGCACGGGCCACATCGGCTTCAACGAGCCCGGCTCGGGCCGCGAGAGCCGCACCCGCATGATCACCCTCGACAAGAAGACCCGCCAGGACGCCGCCGGCGACTTCTTCGGCGAGGAGTACGTCCCCCGCCGCGCTATCACGATGGGCGTCGGCACGATCCTCCAGGCGCGGCAGGTCTACCTGCTCGCGTTCGGCGAGGGCAAGGCGAAGGTCGTCGCCAAGACGGTCGAGGGCGAAATCACGCCGATCGTCGCCGCGAGCTTCTTGCAGGACCACCCGAACAGCAAGATGGTCCTCGACGAGGCGGCGGCCGACCGGCTCACGCGCTACCAGGCGCCCTGGCTGCTCGGCCCCCTCTCAAGCGGCCCGGGCGGCGTCTTCGAGTGGGACGAGTTCTGGACCCGCAAGGCGGTCATCTGGCTCGCCCGCAAGGTCGACAAGCCGATCCTCAAGCTGACCGAAGAGGACTACAACGAAGAGGGCCTCCAGGAGCTGCTCGCCAAGAAGGGCCGCGCCTACGACATCAACCTCCAGGTCTTCCGTCAGCTCCAAGCGACCATCACCGGCTGGCCCGGCGGCAAGCCGCCCGAACGCCGCCAGCCGGGCGACCGCCGGCAGGCGCACGACGACATCTTCCCCAAGCGGGTGATCTGCTTCTCGCCCCACCCGGACGACGACGTCATCTCCATGGGCGGGACGCTCATCCGCCTGAGCGACACGGGCCACGAGGTCCACATCGCCTACCAGACATCGGGCAACGTCGCGGTGTTCGACGACGACGCCATCCGCTACGCCGAGTTCATGGCCGAGTTCAACCGGCAGTTCGGCATCGACCCGGAGCAGACGACGAAGCTCGAGGAGCACGTCGAAACGTTCCTGCGCCACAAAGAGCCCGGCCAGGTCGATAGCCCCGAGGTCCAGGCGATCAAGGGCCTCATCCGCCGCGCCGAGGCCCGCGCCGGAGCCCGCGTCGCCGGCGTGCCCGAGGAGCGCTGCCGCTTCCTCGACATGCCCTTCTACCAGACGGGCCGCGTCCGCAAGGACCCGCTCGGCGAGGCGGACATCCAACTCATCATGGATTACCTGCGAGAGATCCAGCCGCACCAGCTCTACTGCGCGGGCGACCTCTCCGACCCGCACGGCACGCACCGCGTCTGCCTCCGCGCGATCCTCACCGCGTGCGACCGGCTGCGGGACGAGGCGTGGATGCAGCAGTGCGTCGTCTGGTTGTACCGCGGCGCGTGGCAGGAGTGGGAGCCGCACCAGATCGAGATGGCCGTCCCCCTCAGCCCCGCGGAGCTGATGCGGAAGCGGACCGCGATCTTCAAGCACGAGTCGCAGAAGGACAAAGCCCTGTACCCGGGCAGCGACCCGCGCGAGTTCTGGCAACGGGCCGAAGACCGCAACCGCGGCTGCGCCGAACTCTACGACCAACTCGGTCTGTCGGAGTTCGAAGGCATCGAAGGCTTCGTTCGCTGGAAGGGCGATTTAGACGGCGTGGTGTGA
- a CDS encoding putative peptidase, whose product MTPKPPPITVEERRERIARAQRLMVEEGLDAILLPAGTSLRYFTGVRWGLSERLLAAVLPREGEPVYLAPAFEEPKLRGLLSIGDEVRLWQEDESAYTLAAGLLSEWNAARVGLDEATPYAFVCDLATAAPAIEWTDAAPVVSGCRQRKSPAEVALIRWAMELTLGVHRRVHATLSAGMTNTEIVQAIDRLHREGGADGGSTFAIVAFGDQTAYPHGPDGEQRLAEGETVLVDTGCTVEGYHSDLTRTYVYGKPTARQRELWEIEQAAQRAAFEAVRPGVACGAIDDAARAVLERHGLGPGYQTPGCPHRTGHGLGMDIHERPFLVRGNATPLGPGVVASLEPMIVAYGEMGIRLEDHFVVTEDGAQWLTEPSPSLDEPF is encoded by the coding sequence ATGACGCCGAAGCCGCCGCCGATCACCGTTGAAGAACGCCGCGAGCGGATCGCTCGGGCTCAGCGCCTGATGGTGGAGGAGGGCCTCGACGCGATCCTCCTCCCCGCCGGCACGAGCCTGCGGTACTTTACGGGCGTGCGGTGGGGGCTGAGCGAGCGGCTGCTGGCGGCGGTGCTGCCGCGCGAGGGCGAACCGGTCTACCTGGCGCCGGCGTTCGAGGAGCCGAAGCTCCGCGGGCTGCTGTCGATCGGCGACGAGGTCCGCCTCTGGCAGGAGGATGAGTCGGCGTACACCCTGGCGGCGGGGCTGCTGAGTGAGTGGAACGCCGCGCGGGTCGGCCTCGACGAGGCGACGCCTTACGCGTTCGTGTGTGACCTGGCCACGGCGGCGCCCGCGATCGAATGGACCGACGCCGCGCCGGTGGTCTCCGGCTGTCGGCAGAGGAAGAGCCCGGCGGAGGTCGCGCTCATCCGCTGGGCGATGGAGCTGACGCTCGGCGTCCACCGTCGCGTTCACGCGACGCTCAGCGCGGGGATGACCAACACGGAGATCGTGCAGGCGATCGATCGGCTGCACCGCGAGGGGGGCGCCGACGGGGGCAGCACGTTCGCGATCGTCGCCTTCGGGGACCAGACCGCTTACCCGCACGGACCCGACGGCGAGCAGCGCCTCGCCGAAGGAGAGACGGTGCTCGTCGATACGGGCTGTACGGTCGAGGGGTACCACTCGGACCTGACGCGGACCTACGTGTACGGCAAGCCGACGGCGCGGCAGCGCGAGCTGTGGGAGATCGAGCAGGCGGCCCAACGGGCAGCCTTTGAAGCGGTCCGGCCCGGCGTGGCGTGCGGAGCGATCGACGACGCGGCCCGCGCGGTCCTGGAACGCCACGGCCTCGGCCCCGGCTACCAGACGCCCGGCTGCCCGCACCGCACGGGGCACGGGCTCGGCATGGACATCCACGAGCGTCCGTTCTTGGTGCGCGGCAACGCCACGCCCCTCGGGCCGGGCGTGGTGGCAAGCCTCGAGCCGATGATCGTCGCTTACGGCGAGATGGGCATCCGCCTGGAGGACCACTTCGTCGTGACCGAAGACGGGGCCCAGTGGCTCACCGAGCCGAGTCCGTCGCTCGATGAGCCGTTCTGA